The following coding sequences are from one Verrucomicrobiota bacterium window:
- a CDS encoding UbiX family flavin prenyltransferase → MRFVIGITGASGAIYAQRLLDRLDPQEHEVHVVMTKFAHQVVAEEIGELKLREGVHHHRDATMNVPFVSGSAIFDCMVIVPCSMGTVGRIVYGTSETTLLRAADVFLKEKRKLILVPRETPFNLIHAKNIVSAMEAGAMVIPAMPSYYHNPESIEDLADTVVARILDHMGVAHHISRRWKDETE, encoded by the coding sequence ATGAGGTTTGTCATCGGCATCACCGGGGCCAGCGGGGCCATCTACGCACAGAGACTCCTCGACCGCCTCGATCCTCAAGAACACGAGGTCCATGTGGTCATGACTAAATTCGCCCACCAGGTCGTGGCCGAGGAGATTGGGGAACTCAAGCTACGCGAGGGGGTGCACCACCACCGTGACGCGACGATGAATGTCCCCTTTGTCAGTGGCTCGGCCATTTTTGACTGTATGGTGATCGTTCCTTGTTCCATGGGGACCGTAGGCCGGATCGTTTACGGCACTTCCGAGACGACCTTGCTCCGTGCGGCGGATGTTTTCCTCAAGGAGAAACGAAAGTTGATCCTCGTCCCGAGGGAGACGCCATTTAACCTGATCCACGCAAAAAACATCGTGAGCGCGATGGAAGCCGGTGCGATGGTGATCCCTGCCATGCCTTCGTATTACCATAATCCCGAATCCATCGAAGACCTCGCCGACACTGTCGTCGCCCGCATCCTCGACCACATGGGTGTCGCCCACCATATTTCCCGCCGTTGGAAAGACGAAACCGAGTAG
- a CDS encoding phosphopantothenoylcysteine decarboxylase: protein MKIIVTAGPSYEPIDQVRRVTNFSTGRLGTELALYLMDFGHEVTLLLGELATYHCAALDNTGDAGHEQMGKKGLEIVRFTTADDLLALFTKRKGQAGAIFHCAAVGDFKVASVRDEQGRPLPYGKIPTNHPKVFIEMQPTVKILPRLRKLYPESRIIGWKYEVDGNQDTAIKKGREQIKTSATDGCVVNGPAWGKGYGFLNTTEGLTPADGSPALFRLLGEEVFHLPDFQKRAES from the coding sequence ATGAAAATCATCGTCACAGCAGGCCCGAGTTATGAACCCATCGACCAAGTGCGGCGCGTGACGAATTTCTCCACGGGGCGGTTAGGGACGGAGTTAGCGTTATACTTGATGGATTTCGGTCATGAGGTGACTTTATTGCTCGGGGAATTAGCGACCTATCATTGTGCGGCTTTGGACAATACCGGGGACGCAGGCCACGAGCAGATGGGAAAAAAAGGCCTGGAGATAGTCCGTTTCACCACGGCGGATGATTTGCTGGCGCTATTTACGAAACGGAAAGGACAAGCGGGGGCGATTTTCCATTGTGCAGCCGTGGGGGATTTTAAGGTGGCCTCAGTGAGGGATGAGCAGGGGCGTCCACTTCCCTATGGCAAAATACCGACAAATCACCCGAAAGTTTTTATTGAAATGCAGCCCACGGTGAAAATCCTGCCCCGGTTGCGTAAACTTTATCCGGAGAGCCGGATTATCGGTTGGAAATACGAAGTCGATGGGAATCAGGACACGGCCATTAAAAAAGGGCGGGAACAAATAAAAACATCTGCCACGGATGGTTGTGTGGTAAATGGCCCGGCCTGGGGTAAGGGTTATGGATTCTTAAACACCACAGAGGGCCTCACGCCTGCAGACGGTTCTCCGGCTTTATTTCGACTCCTTGGCGAAGAGGTTTTTCATCTTCCTGACTTCCAAAAGCGCGCTGAATCGTGA
- a CDS encoding NRDE family protein: MSTLTYYPRSKNEYSLRFNRDTSKKRGTAKLPQVFRKGNVQVVYPLDKVASGPWVAVQSNGTTFAVLNRPRIEKKIGERSRDRLILKLLGSMSEGEIRSKVQALDQQSYSPFGLVCIIQHPDDGFKILNWEWDGRIMTSLDKQNKPQLWSTSAREEISARRYRQHQWEKLITLNGEPTEDILHDFHFSTQVCNDLTPACKGIKEQTASISEIYVREDSISFHYHDGGPWIEMPSHQITIQRAFGSQEDEKPLRQGVEIKPENRLQA; encoded by the coding sequence ATGAGTACATTGACCTATTATCCACGATCCAAGAATGAGTATTCCCTCCGGTTCAACCGCGACACCTCTAAAAAGCGCGGGACCGCCAAGCTCCCCCAAGTTTTCCGCAAAGGGAATGTGCAGGTGGTATATCCTCTGGATAAAGTCGCCAGCGGCCCTTGGGTAGCGGTCCAGTCCAATGGCACTACTTTTGCCGTTTTGAACCGACCCCGTATCGAGAAAAAAATCGGTGAACGCAGCCGGGACAGACTCATCCTCAAGCTCCTCGGGTCCATGAGTGAGGGAGAGATCCGCTCCAAAGTCCAGGCCCTCGACCAGCAATCCTATTCCCCCTTTGGTCTCGTTTGTATTATCCAACATCCTGACGATGGATTTAAAATCCTCAACTGGGAATGGGATGGGCGTATCATGACCTCCCTCGATAAACAAAACAAACCCCAGCTTTGGAGCACCTCAGCGAGGGAAGAGATCTCGGCGAGGCGTTACCGCCAGCACCAATGGGAAAAACTCATCACCCTAAATGGGGAACCAACCGAGGATATCCTCCACGACTTTCATTTCAGCACACAAGTCTGTAATGACCTGACCCCCGCCTGCAAAGGGATAAAAGAGCAAACCGCGAGCATATCCGAGATCTACGTCCGTGAGGACTCCATCTCATTCCATTATCACGATGGCGGGCCGTGGATCGAAATGCCCTCCCATCAAATCACGATTCAGCGCGCTTTTGGAAGTCAGGAAGATGAAAAACCTCTTCGCCAAGGAGTCGAAATAAAGCCGGAGAACCGTCTGCAGGCGTGA
- a CDS encoding cyclic nucleotide-binding domain-containing protein has protein sequence MSAGFLKEFGFFCKLDEVDGQALLETFKTAYFKEKDVILEEGMANDALYLVQTGSVDVVKIQEDKEILLAHIGPKGFFGEASLFHSVCATATVVAAQDTCINYIKHNVLLDYIHERPEAGVKILMEILKSACFRLATANEKLGDFLYWMNTLEPEGLQKMRILSAGAEDEEQS, from the coding sequence ATGAGCGCAGGTTTTTTAAAAGAATTCGGTTTCTTCTGTAAGCTTGACGAGGTGGATGGTCAGGCTCTTTTGGAGACTTTCAAGACGGCCTATTTTAAAGAGAAAGATGTTATTCTTGAGGAGGGGATGGCTAATGATGCCCTCTATCTGGTCCAGACCGGGAGTGTAGATGTGGTCAAAATCCAGGAAGACAAAGAAATTCTACTCGCGCACATTGGTCCAAAAGGTTTTTTCGGTGAAGCTTCCCTTTTTCATTCAGTCTGTGCAACAGCCACAGTGGTGGCTGCGCAGGATACCTGTATTAACTACATTAAACACAATGTTTTATTGGATTATATCCATGAACGCCCAGAAGCCGGAGTGAAAATCCTGATGGAAATCCTGAAATCGGCTTGTTTCCGCTTGGCTACGGCGAATGAAAAGCTCGGAGATTTTCTTTATTGGATGAATACCCTTGAGCCGGAAGGGCTCCAAAAGATGCGTATTCTCTCTGCTGGAGCGGAAGATGAAGAACAATCCTAG
- the rpsO gene encoding 30S ribosomal protein S15 — translation MVNKAEVIKEYQKQGTDTGSADVQVALLTKRINELTHHFKDHKKDHSSRRGLLMMVNRRRGLLDYLKRTDKVRYQDLIKKLELRR, via the coding sequence ATGGTGAATAAAGCGGAAGTAATTAAAGAATACCAAAAACAAGGTACGGACACTGGTTCGGCTGATGTGCAAGTTGCGCTTTTGACAAAGCGGATCAATGAATTAACACATCACTTCAAAGACCACAAAAAAGATCACAGCTCACGCCGTGGACTTTTGATGATGGTAAACCGCCGTCGCGGTTTATTAGATTATCTCAAACGTACTGACAAAGTGCGTTATCAAGATTTGATCAAGAAACTCGAGTTGCGCAGGTAA
- a CDS encoding menaquinone biosynthesis decarboxylase, which translates to MAYDSQREFIQKLEEKGELIRITMPVDTDLEITEIAEREMKKPGGGKALLFEKPVVNGAVSAFPLLINAMGSERRMELCFGDRPVSQVADEISALLKAKPPRSIGEAIPLLKLGLGVMLHAKPSTVRSGSCKDHIYLMDDPANQFTLDDLPVLKCWPHDGGRFVTFPNVYTQDPDTGERNIGMYRMQVYDGKSTGMHWQVHKVGARHGRRYYEEGKKMPVSVCLGGDPVLTFAATAPMPDGLDEVLLAGFLRRKSVPMVKCETNDLMVPANSDFVIEGYVDPAESRTEGPFGDHTGFYTPEDEYPVFHVTAITHRKDAVYPATVVGIPPMEDFYMGDVSVRIFFPMMKMLHPEIVDIHLPPEGVFHNLVIVSIKKQYPWQAFKIMHGLWGMGQMMFTKIMVVVDHDVDVRNNSQWLWWMCGNIEPQRDMIFTKGPTDSLDHASTLPNIGTKVGIDATRKLPGEGYDKRVWPDKVEMPDAIKTKVDQMIKGIPGL; encoded by the coding sequence ATGGCCTACGATTCACAGAGAGAATTTATTCAGAAGCTCGAGGAGAAAGGTGAACTCATCCGGATCACCATGCCGGTGGATACCGACCTTGAGATCACCGAGATAGCTGAGCGCGAAATGAAAAAGCCCGGCGGGGGCAAGGCACTTCTCTTTGAAAAGCCTGTGGTAAATGGAGCAGTTTCCGCTTTTCCGCTCCTGATTAATGCCATGGGGTCTGAACGTCGGATGGAGCTTTGTTTCGGGGATCGTCCCGTGTCGCAGGTGGCTGACGAAATCTCCGCACTTTTGAAGGCCAAACCACCGAGGTCCATCGGTGAGGCGATACCCTTGCTCAAGCTCGGATTAGGCGTCATGCTGCATGCAAAACCTTCCACAGTCCGGAGTGGTTCCTGCAAGGATCATATCTACCTCATGGATGACCCGGCCAATCAATTTACCCTCGATGATTTACCCGTGCTGAAATGTTGGCCCCATGATGGCGGCCGGTTTGTGACCTTTCCAAATGTCTATACACAGGACCCGGATACCGGTGAACGCAATATCGGGATGTACCGGATGCAGGTTTATGACGGGAAATCCACCGGGATGCATTGGCAGGTGCACAAGGTCGGGGCACGCCACGGGCGGCGTTATTATGAGGAAGGTAAAAAAATGCCGGTATCTGTTTGTCTCGGCGGAGACCCGGTGCTCACCTTTGCCGCCACGGCTCCTATGCCCGACGGGCTTGACGAGGTGCTTCTGGCAGGATTCCTACGCCGGAAATCTGTGCCGATGGTCAAATGTGAGACTAATGACCTGATGGTGCCGGCGAATTCCGATTTTGTCATCGAAGGTTATGTCGATCCGGCTGAATCCCGCACAGAAGGTCCTTTCGGTGATCATACCGGGTTCTACACGCCCGAGGATGAATACCCCGTTTTTCACGTCACGGCGATCACGCACCGCAAAGATGCGGTTTATCCGGCCACAGTCGTGGGGATTCCTCCGATGGAGGATTTCTACATGGGGGATGTCAGTGTGCGCATCTTTTTCCCGATGATGAAAATGCTGCATCCGGAGATCGTGGATATCCACCTGCCACCGGAGGGGGTCTTTCATAATCTCGTGATTGTCTCGATCAAAAAGCAATACCCTTGGCAGGCATTTAAAATCATGCATGGGCTGTGGGGCATGGGGCAAATGATGTTCACCAAGATCATGGTCGTCGTCGATCATGATGTGGACGTGCGTAATAACAGCCAGTGGCTCTGGTGGATGTGCGGGAATATCGAGCCGCAACGAGACATGATTTTTACCAAAGGCCCGACCGACTCTCTCGACCACGCTTCGACCCTGCCGAATATCGGGACGAAGGTAGGGATCGACGCCACGCGCAAATTGCCCGGGGAAGGGTATGATAAACGTGTCTGGCCAGACAAGGTGGAAATGCCCGATGCAATTAAAACCAAGGTGGACCAGATGATAAAAGGAATTCCCGGATTATGA
- a CDS encoding polyribonucleotide nucleotidyltransferase — translation MSHLKVARQIGHTELIIETGKLAKQANGAVTLTYGETVVFVAVTAADSVKDGQDFFPLTVEYKEKSASAGRFPGGYFKREGRPTEKEILTCRMTDRPIRPLFPEGFFNEVQIISMTFSLDGENDPDILSINGASTALMVSDIPFEGPIGAVRVGRVNGQFVANPTHSDRADSDLDLVYVGTDNEIMMLEGSSKELTEDEFFAALQFAQVQVKEIIDLQRELAKLVNKTKRIYPLSVVRPEVMATAKNAVDGKVDAAISIPGKLERQAASAALAAEAKAAIKANHADATDFELREAYHKIENDAVRAQLLAGKRMDGRAPEDLRPITCEVGLYPRAHGSALFQRGETQAVVFATLGSEDDVQEFDAISGGESEKRFILHYNFPPFSVGETGRFGSPGRREIGHGNLAERSIEPMMPKDNFPYAVRLTAEIMESNGSTSMASVCGGTLALLDAGVPMKAPVAGISIGMCTEFDAAGNRGKSVLLTDIIGSEDHYGDMDFKVTGSRKGITGFQLDLKIRGLTFDLAKVALEKAKTTRYHILDIMEAAIAAPRTEMSQYAPRIHTVRIPSGKIGLIIGPGGKTIKSITAETGCDINIDDRGDHGLVKICSNNSEAADRAVQIIRSMTEEVEIGKIYHGTVTGTKEFGAFVEVLPGQEGLCHISELADVRVRQTEDVVKIGDRVWVKVLGVDERGKIRLSRKQAMAEKSEQNTNS, via the coding sequence ATGTCACATTTAAAAGTAGCCCGTCAAATCGGCCATACTGAATTAATCATTGAAACAGGTAAACTCGCCAAACAAGCCAACGGGGCGGTAACACTTACTTATGGCGAAACAGTCGTTTTTGTCGCAGTTACTGCGGCTGATTCAGTCAAGGACGGACAAGATTTTTTCCCCCTGACAGTAGAATACAAGGAGAAATCCGCTTCTGCCGGTAGATTCCCCGGTGGATACTTCAAGCGTGAAGGCCGTCCTACAGAAAAAGAAATCCTGACTTGCCGCATGACGGATCGCCCGATCCGCCCGCTTTTCCCAGAAGGTTTTTTCAACGAAGTGCAGATCATCTCCATGACATTCTCTTTGGATGGTGAGAATGATCCCGATATTTTAAGCATTAACGGTGCATCCACTGCCTTGATGGTTTCTGATATTCCTTTTGAAGGACCGATCGGAGCTGTTCGCGTCGGACGGGTCAATGGGCAATTTGTTGCGAATCCCACCCATTCAGACCGCGCTGATTCAGATTTGGACCTCGTTTATGTAGGTACGGACAATGAGATCATGATGCTGGAAGGTTCCTCAAAGGAATTAACCGAAGACGAGTTCTTTGCCGCGCTGCAATTTGCGCAAGTCCAAGTCAAAGAGATTATCGACCTTCAACGTGAACTCGCCAAGCTGGTGAATAAAACCAAACGTATTTACCCGCTTTCTGTTGTCCGCCCTGAAGTCATGGCCACAGCTAAAAATGCTGTCGATGGCAAAGTAGATGCCGCCATCTCGATACCCGGCAAGCTTGAACGCCAAGCCGCTTCCGCCGCCCTTGCTGCTGAAGCCAAGGCTGCCATTAAAGCCAATCACGCGGATGCGACAGATTTTGAACTCCGCGAAGCGTATCACAAGATTGAAAATGATGCAGTCCGTGCCCAGTTACTGGCCGGTAAACGCATGGACGGACGTGCCCCCGAAGACCTCCGCCCGATTACTTGTGAGGTCGGCCTCTACCCACGCGCACACGGGTCAGCCCTTTTCCAACGTGGCGAGACTCAAGCGGTTGTTTTTGCAACCCTCGGTTCCGAGGACGATGTCCAGGAATTCGACGCTATTTCAGGTGGTGAAAGCGAAAAACGTTTTATTCTCCATTATAATTTCCCTCCTTTCAGCGTGGGTGAAACCGGGCGTTTCGGTTCCCCCGGACGTCGTGAGATCGGACACGGAAACTTAGCCGAACGCTCCATTGAGCCGATGATGCCGAAGGATAACTTCCCCTATGCAGTTCGTCTGACTGCTGAAATCATGGAGTCAAATGGTTCCACATCGATGGCTAGTGTTTGCGGTGGTACCTTAGCGCTTCTCGATGCTGGTGTGCCGATGAAAGCCCCGGTTGCGGGTATTTCCATTGGGATGTGCACAGAGTTTGATGCAGCGGGTAACCGTGGTAAATCCGTCCTCCTGACCGATATCATCGGCAGCGAAGACCATTACGGCGACATGGACTTCAAAGTCACCGGTAGCCGTAAAGGAATCACCGGATTCCAGCTCGACTTAAAAATCCGCGGTTTAACCTTTGATCTAGCCAAAGTCGCTTTGGAAAAAGCAAAAACCACTCGTTATCATATTCTCGACATTATGGAAGCAGCCATTGCTGCTCCCCGGACTGAAATGTCCCAATACGCGCCCCGTATCCACACGGTCCGTATTCCTTCCGGAAAAATCGGTCTTATTATCGGGCCAGGCGGAAAAACAATTAAATCCATCACGGCAGAGACAGGTTGTGATATCAATATTGATGACCGTGGAGACCATGGTCTCGTAAAAATCTGCTCGAATAATAGCGAAGCTGCTGACCGTGCCGTCCAGATTATCCGATCCATGACTGAAGAAGTCGAAATCGGTAAGATTTATCATGGGACAGTGACAGGAACCAAGGAATTTGGCGCTTTTGTCGAAGTCCTGCCCGGACAAGAGGGGCTTTGCCATATTAGTGAACTCGCCGATGTACGCGTTCGCCAGACCGAAGATGTCGTTAAAATCGGTGATCGTGTCTGGGTGAAGGTACTTGGGGTTGACGAACGCGGCAAAATAAGGCTTAGTCGTAAGCAGGCAATGGCTGAAAAGTCAGAGCAAAATACGAACTCCTAA
- the nadD gene encoding nicotinate-nucleotide adenylyltransferase, with the protein MRNSKTKFKRIGLFGGTFDPFHTGHLLLAMDAIEQCALDHLYVIPSATPPHKWEIFLPAKKRYALVKAALSGIDKMSASDIEIKRKGISYTYLTLKEFKKQFPGAELFWLIGADNVNEISGWRHPEQIARDCTLVIAARPGTRINPQKLTGFTFKRLEARAIDISSTEIRQRLAKKLSIHGLVPESVEGLISPSKSYAPEKNK; encoded by the coding sequence GTGAGAAATTCAAAGACGAAATTCAAAAGAATCGGCCTTTTCGGCGGCACTTTCGACCCCTTCCATACAGGACACCTGCTTCTGGCCATGGATGCTATCGAGCAATGTGCCCTGGATCATCTCTATGTCATCCCCAGTGCGACCCCCCCCCACAAATGGGAAATATTCCTCCCGGCCAAAAAACGTTATGCCCTCGTCAAAGCCGCATTATCAGGGATCGACAAGATGTCAGCATCTGATATCGAGATCAAACGAAAAGGGATTTCTTATACCTACCTGACCCTTAAAGAGTTCAAAAAACAATTCCCCGGGGCGGAACTCTTCTGGCTCATCGGTGCTGATAATGTCAATGAAATCAGCGGATGGCGCCATCCGGAGCAAATTGCCCGGGACTGCACCCTCGTGATCGCCGCAAGGCCCGGCACGAGAATCAACCCTCAAAAGCTCACCGGATTTACCTTTAAACGGCTCGAAGCCAGAGCCATAGACATTTCCTCGACCGAAATCCGCCAAAGACTCGCTAAAAAATTATCAATACACGGGCTTGTGCCCGAGAGCGTAGAAGGTCTAATATCCCCATCGAAATCTTATGCCCCCGAAAAAAACAAATAA
- a CDS encoding DEAD/DEAH box helicase: MTFSSLGLADTLLAALTENQFAAPYPVQEQVIPPILEGKDILGIAKTGSGKTAGYVLPILHLLEKRSPGRNRYVPVLVLVPTRELAIQVGEVFKLFGRSLNRRIKTLSVYGGVSINPQMMKMSGVDILVATTGRLLDLISSKAVYLSDVKILVLDEADKMLNMGFQEEMTRIFKLLPAKRQNLLFSATLGKDIDTVTEFLLHDPVKVEIQEEEQNLDLITQIAYAIAEEKKGPFLRYLIKTQDMQQVLVFTSSVFKADSVVQKLKINDIQAEAMHSKKSQGARTDVLRNFKSGKLRVLVSTDIMSRGIDIPFLPYVINYELPRSPKDYIHRIGRTGRAESPGQAISLISPGDEHHFQVIQKKMKKQVPLTATQEIKLHGF, translated from the coding sequence ATGACATTTTCTTCCCTTGGACTCGCCGATACATTACTGGCCGCATTAACAGAAAATCAATTTGCCGCACCATACCCGGTGCAAGAACAGGTGATCCCACCTATTTTGGAAGGGAAAGATATTCTAGGGATCGCAAAAACGGGTTCGGGAAAAACAGCGGGTTATGTATTGCCCATCCTTCATTTGCTGGAGAAACGTTCACCGGGGAGGAACCGCTATGTTCCGGTATTGGTTCTGGTTCCGACACGGGAACTCGCTATACAGGTGGGTGAAGTCTTTAAACTTTTTGGACGGTCATTAAACCGGCGGATTAAAACCCTGTCGGTTTACGGGGGAGTCTCGATCAATCCCCAGATGATGAAAATGAGCGGGGTCGATATTCTCGTCGCCACTACCGGGAGGTTACTGGATTTAATCTCGTCAAAGGCCGTTTATCTTTCGGACGTAAAAATCCTTGTTTTGGATGAGGCGGATAAAATGTTGAATATGGGTTTCCAAGAGGAAATGACCCGGATATTTAAGCTGCTCCCAGCGAAACGCCAAAACCTTCTCTTCTCCGCCACCCTTGGCAAAGATATCGATACGGTGACTGAATTCCTCCTGCACGATCCGGTGAAAGTCGAAATCCAGGAAGAGGAACAAAACCTCGATCTGATCACGCAAATAGCGTACGCCATCGCTGAGGAAAAAAAGGGGCCTTTCCTGCGGTATTTAATCAAGACACAGGATATGCAGCAGGTATTGGTATTTACCTCATCGGTTTTTAAGGCGGATAGTGTCGTGCAGAAACTCAAGATTAACGATATCCAGGCTGAGGCCATGCATAGTAAAAAGAGCCAGGGTGCGCGGACTGATGTCCTGAGGAATTTTAAATCAGGCAAACTCCGAGTGCTTGTCTCCACGGATATCATGTCCCGGGGTATCGACATCCCTTTCCTGCCTTACGTAATCAATTACGAGCTGCCCCGTTCACCCAAAGATTATATTCACCGCATTGGCCGGACCGGACGGGCGGAGTCACCCGGTCAAGCCATCTCCCTCATCAGCCCGGGGGATGAGCACCACTTCCAGGTCATCCAAAAAAAGATGAAAAAACAAGTCCCCTTAACCGCGACTCAAGAGATCAAATTGCACGGCTTTTAG